The Patescibacteria group bacterium DNA segment ATTTGAGCGTTCTGGGTAGTAATGGGTTGATTCTAGTTACCACTTCGTAATTAATCGTGCCGATTTTTTCGGCTAGACTGTCGGCGGTGATTTTATCACCAATTAGAGTTGCCTCGTCACCGACTTTAACATTTTTGACATTTGTTATATCAATTATGCAGAGATTCATACAGATGCGACCGCGAACTGGACAACGCCTACCGTTTATTAGCACTTCACCTTTGTTTGATAGATGGCGGTCGTAGCCTTCGTAGTAGCCAACTGGTAGCACGGCAATTTTAGTTTTTTTGCGAGATTTAAAAGTACAGCCGTAGCCAACACAAGTGCCGCCCGGTAAAGATTTTATGGCAATCACTTTTGTTTTCCAGGTAAGAACTGGTTTGAGACTGAAACGAGGATGGATTTTACGGGTTATTTTTTTTGCTTGTTTGCTAGGCCAAAGACCATAGAGACCGATGCCAAGGCGGATCATGTTAAAAGCGCTGTCGGTGCGCACCATCGCTGCGGCACTGCAAGCAAAATGTTTGATCGGGATAGTAATTTTTTCCTTGTCTAATTTTTTGATCAAAGCGTTAAATTTTTCTAGCTGCCAGTCAGTATATTTTTGATTTTCTTCCGATGCGGCAAAGTGGGAAAAAATTCCTTCAATTTTTACGTTAGGTAGTTTAATTATTTGTTTTATCAGCTTTAAGGCCTCAGTCTCCCCTATTCCTAGGCGTGAAGTGCCGGTATCAACTTTAAAATGAATTTTGGCAATTTTTTTTATTTTTTTTGCTTGGGCTGAAATATTTTTTGCCTGGGAAATATCATAAACTACTAAACTAATATTATTTTTTATTGCCAAATCGATTTTCTCAAAATAATAAGAAAGCACCAAAATAGGCTTTTTGATCTTGATGCGTCTTAATGTCAATGCTTCATTTAGATTTACCACGCAAAACCAATCGACTTTGGATTGAATCGCTGTCGCCACCGACTCTAGACCGTGACCATAGGCGTTGCTTTTCACCACAGCCGCTATCGCTGTGTTGACCGGCAATATAGTGCGAAATTGGCTGATATTATGTAGTAGATTTTGTTTGTCTATTTCAAGATAGGAGTTCATATTTTATTTTTGCCGTTTTTCTAGTAATAAAACCGGATAGCCTTTGTTTATTTCTTCAAACTGACTTGTGCCTAGTTCTGATAAGAAATTTAAGCAAGCAGTTTTTGCCGCACTGCTACTTTCGAAATTTCCTTTAGCTTCAACTTCAATAAAGTCTCCTAGATCTTTCACGCTGTCTAAAGCAATCTCTAGGTCGCCACACAGCCAGTATTCTCTTTGTTTATCGACAGTGATAACGTGCTTAAAGTCTAGGAAGCCAAGTATTTTTTTGAATTCATCTGGGTTGGAAATTTCAGTTTCATATTCTTCGGCGTATTCTTGAGCACCATTTTTTCTTTTATTGATCGAACGGTCATATTCAAAAATTGTTTTGTCTGGATTGTGCCGGATACGCAGCCATTCAACAGGAAAAGGTTTTTGTGCGAAAAAATCTCGTTGTATTGGGATATAGTATTCATCAATTTGACGAATCGCTCTAACAAGACTACCTTTTTGTCTAACAATTTCTCTGGTAGCGTTAAGATTTGGTGTAGATATTTTTATTTCTACCTCGATATTCATATTTATTTTTCTATCTCTACTATTTCTCTTTCTATCATCTGACAAAGCTCGTCGCGATTTTCTTGGTAAGCTTGATTTTTGGCGTCATGAAAATTTTCCAGCGCCTCTGCCTTTAGTCCGCAGGCTAGATATAGACGGGCTCGTTCAAGATTAAATTGAATCGCATCCTCAGAATCTCTGACCAACTTTTCTTTTTCGATCATCCAGTTGATCAAAAGTTTTTTAGCTTCATCATCATCTCGTCCTCTTTCTTGGAAAAGTCGAGCTATTTTTTGTTCGGTAGTTTCCTGGTTTTCGAGTATTAATTCGTGGGACATATTCTTTATTTCTTATTGACAATTTGATTGATATTTTATAATATTGACTCGCGGATTGATGTAAAACGAGCAAAAAGGAGGATGTCATGCCCGTGTACCTTATCCAAGGTTTCTTTTTTCAAGACCAGGAGCGGTTGGGACTTGCAATGAGTAGTGAAGCCAAAGGAGCTGTCGCTGTCGTCAATAGCGGTTTATGCCGATTTATGTATGCAGGGGTCATATATCCGGCTGAAAATGAAACGGCGAACGAATATGTCGGACAGATGTTTGACCATTTTGGCGACGCCGCTCTTTCCGATATAAAATTGTCAGCGGACCAGCTCGAATTTGTCAAAAAATATAACCACAGAAACGACCTCATCGATTATATTTTTTTAAAGCGAAACGGCATATGGGTCGGAAGCTATTCTGGTTCGGTAGTTGGTCAAGGTAGTGCAAAATGCGTAATCACTGAAGTGCCACAAGATTTTTTCCAGCCACCCGAGTGAAACTGATCAAAATCATTTTTTCTGTTATGCCTCACATGATATATGTCATGTGAGGTTTTTACTTTTTATTTTCTAATTATTTTTTTGATCCCACCCATATATTTTTGTAGCGCTTCGGGAATAGCAATTGATCCGTCTTCTTGCTGATGATTTTCTAGCACCGCGATTGGTGTACGGCTAGTGGTTACAGCCGTGCCATTAAGCATGTGCAGAAATTCGGTCTTGCCATTTTCGCGTTTGACGCGTATTTTAAGACGGCGTGCTTGGTAGTCGGTGCAGTTGGAAGTGCTGGTGATTTCTCCCCAGTCCCCTGCGTCACCGCGTGACCACATCCACGCTTCGAGATCATATTTACGATAAGCTGGTCCACCAAGGTCGCCGGTGCAAATATCGACAGTACGGAAAGGTATTTCTAGACCGTTGTAAAGTTTTTCTTCAAGCGAACGCAAATATTCGTGCATTTCATTGGATTCTTCTGGTAAGCAGTAAATAAACATTTCGACTTTAGAAAATTGATGAACACGATAAAGTCCAGCCGAGTGGCGACCATAAGCGCCGGCTTCGGTACGGAAACAATGTGATAGCGCCACGTATTTTTTGGGTAAATCTTTTTCTTCAATAATTTCATTGGAATGATAGCCACCCATGGTTATTTCAGCAGTGCCTACTAAACTGAGATCAGAATTTTCAATAGAATAAATTTGGGTTTCTGGACCGCGAGGGTTAAAGCCAATACCCTCTAGGATTTCGTCTTTGGCTAGATCTGGTGTAACTACCGGGGTAAAATCTTCTTTGACCAAAAAATCAAAGGCGTAGTTGATTAGCGCTTGTTCCAGTAACGCCGCTTCGTTTTTGACGAAATAAAATTTAGCGCCGGAAACTTTGGCTCCGCGTTCAAAATCATAAAGATCGTACTCCTTACCCATCTGTTCGTGGGTTTTGGGATTAGCAATTTTATTTGGTTCTTTGGATCGATAGATTTCTTTGTTTTCTGTATCGTCTTTGCCTTTGGGTGAATCCGGATGAGTCATATTCGGCACCTGCATCAACAAATCTATATAACGCGGTTCGATCTCTTCTACCTTTGCTTCCAGTTCTTTAGTTTCCTCTTTTACTTTTTTGGCTTTTTCTATGGTT contains these protein-coding regions:
- the alr gene encoding alanine racemase; protein product: MNSYLEIDKQNLLHNISQFRTILPVNTAIAAVVKSNAYGHGLESVATAIQSKVDWFCVVNLNEALTLRRIKIKKPILVLSYYFEKIDLAIKNNISLVVYDISQAKNISAQAKKIKKIAKIHFKVDTGTSRLGIGETEALKLIKQIIKLPNVKIEGIFSHFAASEENQKYTDWQLEKFNALIKKLDKEKITIPIKHFACSAAAMVRTDSAFNMIRLGIGLYGLWPSKQAKKITRKIHPRFSLKPVLTWKTKVIAIKSLPGGTCVGYGCTFKSRKKTKIAVLPVGYYEGYDRHLSNKGEVLINGRRCPVRGRICMNLCIIDITNVKNVKVGDEATLIGDKITADSLAEKIGTINYEVVTRINPLLPRTLK
- the cyaB gene encoding class IV adenylate cyclase, producing the protein MNIEVEIKISTPNLNATREIVRQKGSLVRAIRQIDEYYIPIQRDFFAQKPFPVEWLRIRHNPDKTIFEYDRSINKRKNGAQEYAEEYETEISNPDEFKKILGFLDFKHVITVDKQREYWLCGDLEIALDSVKDLGDFIEVEAKGNFESSSAAKTACLNFLSELGTSQFEEINKGYPVLLLEKRQK
- the serS gene encoding serine--tRNA ligase produces the protein MLDIKFIKENKEAAKQNAIDRNIKVDIDELLRLYEQKKDLEVKIEVLRAELNNLSKNPPQPETIEKAKKVKEETKELEAKVEEIEPRYIDLLMQVPNMTHPDSPKGKDDTENKEIYRSKEPNKIANPKTHEQMGKEYDLYDFERGAKVSGAKFYFVKNEAALLEQALINYAFDFLVKEDFTPVVTPDLAKDEILEGIGFNPRGPETQIYSIENSDLSLVGTAEITMGGYHSNEIIEEKDLPKKYVALSHCFRTEAGAYGRHSAGLYRVHQFSKVEMFIYCLPEESNEMHEYLRSLEEKLYNGLEIPFRTVDICTGDLGGPAYRKYDLEAWMWSRGDAGDWGEITSTSNCTDYQARRLKIRVKRENGKTEFLHMLNGTAVTTSRTPIAVLENHQQEDGSIAIPEALQKYMGGIKKIIRK